The stretch of DNA GATAGAAAAAGTATTTCCAATGACACAAGCGGGTAAAGACAAACTAATTCAGGAACTTGAACATTTAAAATCTGTAAAACGAAAAGAAGTTGTAGAAAGAATTAAAATTGCAAGAAGTTTCGGAGATTTATCTGAAAACTCTGAATATGATTCTGCAAAAGAAGAACAAGCCTTTGTTGAAGGTCGGATTACAACTTTAGAAAACATGATCCGCAACGCAAAAATTATTGAAGAAGGCGACATGGCTACCGATTCTGTTATGTTAGGAAGGTCCGTTACATTTGTTGAACTTCCGGATGGTGACGAAGAAACCTATACAATCGTGGGAAGTGCAGAGGCAGACCCGTTTGAAGGGAAAATTTCTAACGATTCTCCAATTGCAAAAAGCCTAATTGGCAAAAAAGTAGGCGATCAAGTATCTGTCCAAACACCAGGCGGTGAAATGAGCGTCCGTATTGTCTCGATTAAGTAATTGAATTTTTAACTTTATGTTTGAAATGGAAACACCTCGTCAAAACTTTTGACGAGGTGTTTTTTATGATACGTAAACGAATTAAAGGATTACTCATCCTCTGTATTGCTGGGCTATTGATTCTTATGGCTCGATTAATTCAGATACAGTTAGTTCAAACAGAATCTTTTTCAAAGCACAATGTGAATTTATTGGAAGATAGCGTAAAACAACGAACACAAGAGTTAGTCATTGATAATGGCCGGGGGAATTTCCTTGATCGAAATGGAGAGCTGCTAACCCATAAAAAAGTATCTGTCCTTGTTCTCTTTCCATTTTTGAAAAATATGGATTGGGATATTGATGCTGTATCAACCATTTCTGGGATATCAGAAACCAGTCTAAAAAATGCCCTAGATGAAGCAAATAAACCGTTTGCTTATGGAGAACCAGAACCATTGGAATTAACATCTTCGCAAATGGAAAAAATTAATAAACTAGAGATACCTGGTGTTTTTGCGATTGAAAAGAAATTTGAAAGGACAGATATCCCGGCAGAGCAATTAATTGGGTTAACAGGAGAAAATGCTGACGAATTACAAAAACGTTATCCCGATAAGGAACTATCTGAAAAAACACTTATTGGTGTTTCTGGTCTTGAAGAAAGTTTTGATGAATTTTTACTTCCTGAAGGAAAATCAAAACTTGTCTATCACGTTGATGGTGATGGGGCCCCGTTATTTGGAATTAATGTTAAATATGTTGATCCCGCTAATCCCTTTTACCCCGTAAATGTGAGGACGACGATTGATAAAAGTCTTCAACAAAAATCGGAGGAATTAGTAAATCAGCACGGGATAAAAAAAGGCGGGTTAGTGCTCCTTGATATTGAGAGCAATAGTGTCCTAGCGTCCGTTTCACGCCCGGCTATCAACCAAAGTGATCCTTACAGCGGTTCTGGGATTACCAACCGCATGCTAAAGCAAGAAATAATGGGTTCCATTTTTAAAACCGTGGTGGCGGCAGCGGCGATTGATCAGAGTCTTGATGATCCAACCCGATTATTTAATTGCAGTAAAAAAATTAATGGGGATCCTGAAGTAAAATATAATTATGGTATGCTTTCGTTTACTGATAGCTTTGCTAGAAGTTGTAACCGAACCTTTGGAGAACTTGCACAGGAACTTCAAAAAATAGATAAGGACCTGCTGGAGGAATATGCTGAGAAATTATCATTAACGGGCACAGTAGGATGGCAAGGTGAAGTTTATCATACCAATAATTTTAAACAACTGGTGGATGAAGATAAAGGCAGGGTGTTTTTGACAGAAGAGGCAAAAAAAGACCAAAACTATGCGGCCATGTCGGGGATCGGACAACATGAAGTTCGGGCAACGCCTCTAGCTGTTGCCAATATGATGGCAACCATTGCAAGAGGTGGTAAAAAAGAAATGGTGCGGACTGCCTCGAAAATTGAGTATAAAAATGGTACTACCATGGTCACCTTTGAAAAACAAGAATTACCTGGTGAAACCATTTCACCTTATAGTGCGATGAAGTTACAGAAATTACTAAGAGAGGTCGTTGTAAATCCGAATGGGACTGGAAAATGGTTTAAGGATCTTCCATACGAAGTAGCAGGAAAGTCAGGGACTGCGGAAACGGGAAAATACGAAAATGATAAACAATTGCATAATAAGTGGTTTGCCGGCTATTTTCCATATCAAAACCCTAAATACGCGCTTGTAGCAGTGAATTTGGATGTCATAGATACCGAAGGCGGCGTGAATTTATTATTTGCAGATATGGTTAAAATGTTATACGAACATGACAAAGGATTACAATAGGATTAACTTTAGGGAAAATCCTTCAAGTTCTTTTCAATTCATGTTAGAATGTTTTTTAGCCATCATAATTGTTTAGTGGCGCTATCGCCTTGTCTATTTGGAGGGATTTTTAATGAGTAACGATTTCCAATCCGGCTCACGTTCTACTTATCGGGCTAAAAGAAAGAAAACGAATATTATCTTGAATAGTCTTATCGTCATTGTGCTAGCTCTCATTTTCTTTGTAGCTTATACAATCTTTTTATCAGGTGATGATAAAGCAGCCCCTAAAAAGGAAGATACAAAAACAACAGCAAATCAAGCCTCAGAAAAAGAGGATAAAGATACTGAAAAAAATGATGCTGCGCAAGAAACTGAGGAAGAGAATGATACTGAGGAAACCTCAGCACCTGCACAGGAAGATGAATCACAGGCAGTTATCACCGAGGGAGATGGGACTACCAATGTTCTGAGGACAATCGAAAACCCTGCTTGGAAGCCTGTAGGTACTGCACAAACCGGAGAACATACTCCAGTATATGATGAAACACATGTTGATTGGCAGGAAATGCTAAAGGCAGTTTCTTATGCAACGGGGCTAGAAGAAAGCAATATGACTTTACATTGGTTAGGTCGGAACAAAACAACTGGTATTGGATCGTTTAGTATCGTATCTTCTAAGGATAACCAGCAAAAATACAATGTTTACCTTGAATGGGTCGATGGCGGAGGCTGGAAGCCTACAAAAGTTGAAGAACTTTCTGCAATTGAATAGAATAGAAAAAAATAGGATGGGCTCTCCATCCTATTTTTTTCGTTTAAAGTGAACGACTGCGGTAAAGTATGTTTGACCCTTTTCGTTCGCGTACATTTGATGAGAAACTGAATGTACCCCTAAGAGAATTGCTTTGTTTTCCTCAATCTTTGCATCGATTTTCTTTTCCAAAACTTTAAGATCGGTTGCATCAAAAAATTCTACTTTATCCTCGATAAAATCAATTTGAAAATTCATCACCGTATCATCCTTTCCTAATGTACATTCTAGTTATTCCCTGCATTGTAATCAATGAATATTTCAATCAAAGTAAAAAATTCCATAACAAGTTTGTGTTTAATTCATAGTATACAAATAGGAATTATAAGAATGTTTGGAGGTTAATTGCTTGGGACTGGAATTTTTAGATGTTTTTGAACAATGGGCTGATTCATATGATGAAAGTGTTGGCGGAAATAATCGTGAATATAAAGCAGTTTTTGCAAGGTATGAGCAAGTATTAGAAGCTGTGACAGCACTTTCAAAAGGAAATGTGGTTGAGTTTGGTGTTGGAACGGGTAACTTGACAAAAAAATTGCTTGATTCGGGTTTAAAGATAACTGGTATTGAGCCTTCATTACCAATGAGGGAAATAGCAGAAGCAAAGCTTGGAACAAAAGCAAAAATACTGGTAGGTGATTTTCTTCATTTTCCTGAAATAATAAATGTTGATACAATTGTCTCCACTTATGCATTCCATCATCTGACAGATGAGGAAAAGGATGAAGCAATTGCCAAATATGGAAAGCTGCTTTCAAAAGGTGGTAGAATAGTGTTTGCGGATACGATGTTTGAATCAGAGGAAGATTATAATAATGCAATCGTAAAAGCAAAAAAACAAGGCTTTCATAACCTGGCAAAAGATTTGGAAACAGAATATTATACAACCATTCCTAATTTAAGAACCATTTTAGAAAAAAATGGGTTTACTATACAATTTAGGCGCTGTAATGATTTTGTCTGGTTAATGGAAGGAGAAAAACAATAGAGAGAGGTTTAAACATGAAAATTGCCATCATTGGAGCAATGGAAGAAGAAGTAAAATTACTAAGAGATCATATCGAGGGGCAAACACAAGAAACAGTAGCCGGATGCGAATTTACCTTTGGAAAAATGAATGGAGCAGAAGTAATTTTGCTGCGCTCTGGTATTGGAAAAGTAAATGCTGCAATGTCAACAACTATTTTGCTTGAAAAATATAAGCCTGATTGCATCATCAATACCGGTTCAGCTGGGGGATTCAACCCTGACTTAAATGTAGGTGATGCCGTAATATCAACAGAGGTTCGTCATCATGATGTGGATGTAACAGCCTTTGGTTATGAATATGGGCAAGTACCACAGCTTCCGGCAGCTTTTTTAGCTGATAATAAATTAGTGGAAGTTGCGGAGAATGCAGCTAGAGAACTAGATAAATTCCAAGTTGTTAAAGGGTTAATTGTAACAGGTGATTCATTTATGGAGGATCCGGAACGTGTTAAGTTTGTACGATCAAAGTTTGACGAACTACAAGCTGTTGAAATGGAAGCTGCGGCGATTGCACAAGTAGCACATCGTTTTGGAGTTCCTTTCGTTATTATTCGTTCGTTATCTGATATCGCTGGAAAGGAATCAGAAATTTCTTTTGATCAATTCATTGACCAGGCAGCAACTCATTCAGCTACATTGGTTATGAAAATTGTAGCAGCTTTAAGATAGTCAACTCAGAAAGAGGTGGCGTGCGTTGTGAAAGTTTACAAAAATGTACATGAATTGATTGGTCATACACCTGTGGTGGAAATTACTCAGTTTGCACTCCCGAAAGGAGTGCGCATTTTTGCTAAGCTAGAATTCATGAATCCTGGCGGCAGTGTTAAGGATCGCCTTGGTGTAGAGCTTCTGAGGGAAGCTTTTGAGAGTGGAAAGCTGCAGGAAGGCGGAACGGTTATAGAACCGACAGCCGGGAATACAGGGATCGGATTAGCGCTCGCCTCAATAAGCAAAGGCGTACAGGTTATTTTATGTGTACCCGAAAAGTTTAGTGTTGAAAAACAAACGTTAATGAGAGCACTAGGAGCAAAAATAGTTCATACTCCCACTGAAAAGGGAATGAAGGGGGCAATCGCGAAAGCAGAGGAACTCCTTAAGAAAATACCTGGTTCGTATTGTCCTCAGCAATTCGCTAATCCTGTAAATCCGCAAACGTATTATAAAACACTTGGCCCTGAGCTGTGGGAACAAATGGATGGAAAAATAAGTATATTTGTTGCTGGTGCAGGTACGGGTGGAACCTTTATGGGAACAGCGCGTTTTTTAAAAGAACAAAATAAAGACATTAAGACTGTTATTGTCGAACCAGAAGGCTCAATATTAAATGGTGGTGAACCAGGTCCTCATAAAACCGAGGGAATAGGTATGGAATTTCTTCCTGGTTATATAGATCACAATTACATTGACGCCATTCATACAATTCCGGATGAAGATGCATTTTTGTTCGTTAAAGAATTAGCAGAAAAAGAAGGATTATTAGTTGGCAGTTCCTCTGGTGCAGCCTTTAAGGCCGCCTTTTCCGAAGCTGAAGGTGCCAAAGCAGGCACAAATATTGTTGTTATTTTTCCTGATGGAAGTGAACGATATTTAAGTAAGAAAATTTACGAAGGGGGGATATAGGTGAGAAGGAAAACAAAATTAATTCATGGCGGTATTAGTACCGATCCAGCAACGGGTGCAGTCTCCTTCCCCATTTATCAAGTAAGCACCTATAAGCAAGAAGGAGTAGGCGGACATAAAGGCTATGAGTATTCAAGAACAGGTAATCCTACTCGATTTGCTCTTGAAGAACTGATTAAGGATCTTGAAGGTGGTGAAGCAGGTTTTGCTTTTGGTTCGGGAATGGCTGCCATGACTGCTGTTATGATGCTCTTTAACAGCGGAGACCATGTGATTCTAACAGATGATGTGTATGGTGGCTCGTTTCGTGTTATGACAAAGGTGTTAAACCGGTTAGGAATTGATTCAACCTTCGTTGATACAAGTAACCTAGACGCTATAATAAGTGAAATAAAACCAAATACCAGGGCGATTCATTTAGAAACACCGACAAATCCACTTTTAAAAATTACGAATATTGAACAAGTGGCAAAACTTGCGAAGGAACATGGTCTGTTAACAATTGTTGATAATACCTTCTCGACACCTTACTGGCAAAATCCAATTGAACTGGGTGCTGATATTGTTCTTCATAGTGCTACAAAATATTTAGGTGGACACAGTGATGTCGTAGCAGGTTTAGCGGTAGTTAATAGTAAAAGGCTGGCTGAAGACCTTCATTTTGTCCAGAACTCAACTGGAGGCGTACTGGGACCGCAAGACTCATGGCTTCTAATTCGGGGGATTAAGACATTAGGTATCCGTATGGAAGAAACGGAGAAGAATACCGCTGCTATAGTCGCTTTTTTGCAAGGACATCCTGCAGTCAAGAAAGTATTTTATCCTGGGTTGGAAACGCACCCAAATCATACAATTGCAAAAAAACAGGTAAGAGGTTTTGGAGGAATGGTTTCATTTGATGTGGGAAGTGCCGAAAATGCAGATAAACTTTTAAGTAAAGTTCATTATTTTACTTTAGCTGAAAGTCTAGGGGCTGTCGAAAGCTTGATTTCTGTCCCAGCAAGAATGACCCATGCTTCCATTCCTATAGAACGACGAACAGAATTAGGGATTACCGACGGGTTAGTGAGAATTTCAGTAGGTCTTGAGGATGTAGAGGATTTGATAGACGATTTAAATCAGGCATTAGAATAATAATTCCTATCCGGCTATATGCCGGATTATTTTTTGTTCTTTTTTCTAAAATTTACATCCACTTTTCCACTCTTTTATGTGTTAAAGTAGTCTAGTAGATTTTAAGAAAAGCAGGTGACCTACAGTGGAAAAACAAACGAAAGTGATTTATGAAAAAATGGTTGATTTTAAACAATTTGCTGTTGTACTACTCGCTGTCGGTGTATTTTTCTTTTTAGGTGTAATTATTCCGTCAGACACGAAGAGTGAGATGAATGTAAATATAATGATGATTTCCTCAATGTCCTTTTTAGCAGGTTCGATTTTCCTATTTATTCA from Neobacillus sp. CF12 encodes:
- the greA gene encoding transcription elongation factor GreA; this encodes MAIEKVFPMTQAGKDKLIQELEHLKSVKRKEVVERIKIARSFGDLSENSEYDSAKEEQAFVEGRITTLENMIRNAKIIEEGDMATDSVMLGRSVTFVELPDGDEETYTIVGSAEADPFEGKISNDSPIAKSLIGKKVGDQVSVQTPGGEMSVRIVSIK
- a CDS encoding penicillin-binding transpeptidase domain-containing protein translates to MIRKRIKGLLILCIAGLLILMARLIQIQLVQTESFSKHNVNLLEDSVKQRTQELVIDNGRGNFLDRNGELLTHKKVSVLVLFPFLKNMDWDIDAVSTISGISETSLKNALDEANKPFAYGEPEPLELTSSQMEKINKLEIPGVFAIEKKFERTDIPAEQLIGLTGENADELQKRYPDKELSEKTLIGVSGLEESFDEFLLPEGKSKLVYHVDGDGAPLFGINVKYVDPANPFYPVNVRTTIDKSLQQKSEELVNQHGIKKGGLVLLDIESNSVLASVSRPAINQSDPYSGSGITNRMLKQEIMGSIFKTVVAAAAIDQSLDDPTRLFNCSKKINGDPEVKYNYGMLSFTDSFARSCNRTFGELAQELQKIDKDLLEEYAEKLSLTGTVGWQGEVYHTNNFKQLVDEDKGRVFLTEEAKKDQNYAAMSGIGQHEVRATPLAVANMMATIARGGKKEMVRTASKIEYKNGTTMVTFEKQELPGETISPYSAMKLQKLLREVVVNPNGTGKWFKDLPYEVAGKSGTAETGKYENDKQLHNKWFAGYFPYQNPKYALVAVNLDVIDTEGGVNLLFADMVKMLYEHDKGLQ
- a CDS encoding YrrS family protein; this translates as MSNDFQSGSRSTYRAKRKKTNIILNSLIVIVLALIFFVAYTIFLSGDDKAAPKKEDTKTTANQASEKEDKDTEKNDAAQETEEENDTEETSAPAQEDESQAVITEGDGTTNVLRTIENPAWKPVGTAQTGEHTPVYDETHVDWQEMLKAVSYATGLEESNMTLHWLGRNKTTGIGSFSIVSSKDNQQKYNVYLEWVDGGGWKPTKVEELSAIE
- a CDS encoding DUF2536 family protein; translated protein: MNFQIDFIEDKVEFFDATDLKVLEKKIDAKIEENKAILLGVHSVSHQMYANEKGQTYFTAVVHFKRKK
- a CDS encoding class I SAM-dependent methyltransferase, with the protein product MGLEFLDVFEQWADSYDESVGGNNREYKAVFARYEQVLEAVTALSKGNVVEFGVGTGNLTKKLLDSGLKITGIEPSLPMREIAEAKLGTKAKILVGDFLHFPEIINVDTIVSTYAFHHLTDEEKDEAIAKYGKLLSKGGRIVFADTMFESEEDYNNAIVKAKKQGFHNLAKDLETEYYTTIPNLRTILEKNGFTIQFRRCNDFVWLMEGEKQ
- the mtnN gene encoding 5'-methylthioadenosine/S-adenosylhomocysteine nucleosidase — its product is MKIAIIGAMEEEVKLLRDHIEGQTQETVAGCEFTFGKMNGAEVILLRSGIGKVNAAMSTTILLEKYKPDCIINTGSAGGFNPDLNVGDAVISTEVRHHDVDVTAFGYEYGQVPQLPAAFLADNKLVEVAENAARELDKFQVVKGLIVTGDSFMEDPERVKFVRSKFDELQAVEMEAAAIAQVAHRFGVPFVIIRSLSDIAGKESEISFDQFIDQAATHSATLVMKIVAALR
- a CDS encoding cysteine synthase family protein; amino-acid sequence: MKVYKNVHELIGHTPVVEITQFALPKGVRIFAKLEFMNPGGSVKDRLGVELLREAFESGKLQEGGTVIEPTAGNTGIGLALASISKGVQVILCVPEKFSVEKQTLMRALGAKIVHTPTEKGMKGAIAKAEELLKKIPGSYCPQQFANPVNPQTYYKTLGPELWEQMDGKISIFVAGAGTGGTFMGTARFLKEQNKDIKTVIVEPEGSILNGGEPGPHKTEGIGMEFLPGYIDHNYIDAIHTIPDEDAFLFVKELAEKEGLLVGSSSGAAFKAAFSEAEGAKAGTNIVVIFPDGSERYLSKKIYEGGI
- a CDS encoding bifunctional cystathionine gamma-lyase/homocysteine desulfhydrase, producing MRRKTKLIHGGISTDPATGAVSFPIYQVSTYKQEGVGGHKGYEYSRTGNPTRFALEELIKDLEGGEAGFAFGSGMAAMTAVMMLFNSGDHVILTDDVYGGSFRVMTKVLNRLGIDSTFVDTSNLDAIISEIKPNTRAIHLETPTNPLLKITNIEQVAKLAKEHGLLTIVDNTFSTPYWQNPIELGADIVLHSATKYLGGHSDVVAGLAVVNSKRLAEDLHFVQNSTGGVLGPQDSWLLIRGIKTLGIRMEETEKNTAAIVAFLQGHPAVKKVFYPGLETHPNHTIAKKQVRGFGGMVSFDVGSAENADKLLSKVHYFTLAESLGAVESLISVPARMTHASIPIERRTELGITDGLVRISVGLEDVEDLIDDLNQALE
- a CDS encoding YrhC family protein — encoded protein: MEKQTKVIYEKMVDFKQFAVVLLAVGVFFFLGVIIPSDTKSEMNVNIMMISSMSFLAGSIFLFIQYKQCQLKLMDMEDGK